AATCTGAGCCTTCGCACACACCTAATTGGCGGCTGGCGAGTTCTTGTTGTTCAGGGCTTAATTCACCACTGCTTATTATTTTATCATAAGCGTGTTTGGCATCGACCAAATAATCCCATGCAAGGTTTTTATCGTCTGAACCAATCCACGTTGAGAAGGTGCCGTGTACCCAGCTACCCGCACATAATTGCGGTAAAGGACGCGCGGCAATTGCGTCATGTAACTGGTGGAACGTAGTCATTTTCAGCAAGTCAGAATGAGCTAAATGGCTGTATAACTCATTCAAGAAATAAGCGCCGTTATTCGGGTAATATTCCCAAGCATTTTCGCCATCGAGAATAATAGAAACGACTTGCTGTGGTGCTTTATCGCCTAAAAATACGGCAATATTCTCCAAATGCTGCACCAAATCACTAACCGCATCGCGGGCGTGCCAATCGCTGTATTTAAAGCCGATCAGATCGGATAAGCCGTCATCGCGGAAATACACATTCACTTGGCTATCGGGCAAACGATACGGCATAAACAGGCTGCGTTTACTACTTTCGTCGTCACCACAATAATGGGAAATTTGGCAACTATTGCGCCATACGCCTTCGCCAGTCGCCGTCCACTCAATGTTTAATTCATCCAGCAATTGTACGGCGTCTGCACTGACACCGCCTTCGGATAACCAAACACCGTGCGGCTTACGCCCAAAATAGTGTTGAAATAACTCAATGCCACGCTGTAAATGCCACATAGAACGCGCTGTACCACCCGGATAATGGCTAGCTTCTGGCGCAGGTGCGTGGGGTTGAGCGCACCGCATATTTTGGAAGTCATTCAGTAAGGGCACAATTGGGTGCATATACGGCGTCATGGATAGTTCAATTTGCCCACGATTGGCTAAGGCACGATAACGCGGAATAATTTCGCTAAGACAGCGTTGCATCACTTTCAGTAAATCGTGCCGGTCTGCTGTGCTAAATTCGCTGGTTTGCTTCAATAAGCGTTGTACGGTGGGTTCGTCTTGTAAAGATTGTCCCATCCACGCTAAGTGATACCACGTTAATAAATCTAAGAAGTATTGCTCGCTTAAATAAGCCAGTGAACAACGAAATAGTTGCTGTTTACTAATGCTCTCATCAGTTGCACCAATCATTTTAAATAAACGTTGGAACGGCGGGTGCGTATGAATCATGGTAGGCGCGTGACAGCGTTGGCATTCTGCAATTAATTCAGAACGCTGCGTTTTATCACTAGGAATCGCCTCTACGCCTGCCAGTAGGTTTAACAGCCGATCTGCCATCGGGCTGCCCTTGCTTAAATAAGCACTGAGTTGCTGTGCATAGTCATCTAACTGTTCTAATAAAATGGGGGCGAAGTTAACCACCGCTGTCATTTGCGGATGTTGTTCTAAATGCGCCGCCATGTCGCTGTAATCTTTGAGCGCATGTAAATACACCCAAGGTAAACGGTAATCGCCCTGTAAACCATTGCGATACCACGGTTGGTGCATATGCCAACATAACACTACGTTTAAACGGCTAGTCGCCATAAAGAATCCTTGTCACCTGTTCGTAATTTCTGTCCTAACATCTCAGCCGTTACCAACACAATACCCTCATCGGTTACGTGGAAACGCTTGCGATCTAATTCCAAGTCTTTACCAATCGTCATACCGCTGGGAATGACCGCACCTTTATCAATAATGGCGCGTTCAATATGACAATGGCTGCCAATACTAACCTTGGGTAAAATTACGCTATCTTTCACAATAGTTTGTTTTTCTAGCGTATTAGCAAAGAAGACAATAGAGCGTTTAACACGTGCGCCCGATAAAATACAACCCGTGGAAATTAATGAATCAATAGCCTCGCCGCGACAGCCCTCATCATCAAATACGAATTTAGCGGGCGGGTATTGCGGTTGATACGTCCAGATCGGCCAATCACGATCATATAAATTTAATTCGGGTTTAACTGAACATAATTCCATATTGGCTTGCCAATATGAATACACAGTGCCTACATCGCGCCAATAACCGGGATTACCCGCTTCATTTCTAAACGGATAAGCAATCGCTTTGGCACGGTGAATATTGGATGGAATAATATCTTTGCCAAAATCCCGCGAGGAGTGCAGTTTCATCGCATCTTCATATAAAACTTTGTAGAGAAAGTCTTTGGAGAAGATATAAATCCCCATCGAAGCTAAGGCCATACCCGGTTTATTGGGAATTTCACGCGGGTGTTTGGGTTTTTCGGTAAATTCGGTAATGCGGTGATTTTGATCTACCGCCATTACGCCAAAGCCTTTGGCTTCTTCTATGGGCACTTCAATACAGCCAACCGTAAAATCCGCGCCTGCATTGACATGTTCCACCAGCATTTTAGAATAATCCATCGTATAAATATGGTCGCCACCCAAGACCAAAATATAATCGGGGTCATGCCGTTGAACGATGTCTAGATTTTGGAATAAGGCATCTGCTGTGCCTTGATACCATTCCTTTTTGGAGGTGCGCTGTTGAGCAGGCAGAATTTCCACGAATTCGCCAATTTCTGCCCGCATAAAGCCCCATGCCCGTTGCAAATGCCGAATCAGGGAATGCGCTTTATATTGGGTTAATACCCCCACGCGGCGAATGCCTGAATTCACACAATTGGATAGGGCAAAGTCAATAATGCGATATTTGCCACCAAATGGTACGGCTGGTTTCGCACGCCACGCGGTTAAATCCTTTAGGCGCGAACCTTCGCCCCCGGCCAACACTAACGCTAAGGTGCGCCGAGTTAATTCGGTTACCATTTTCGGTTCAGTGTAGTAACGGTATAACTTTGCCTGTTGATGCTTATTCAAAGGCATATCCAAACTCCCTTTGTAAAACGATAGACAATTAATCGCAGTGATGATTAATTGCGGCCATTAGCGCACCCTGCAAACCCAGCCGCATATTGGTAATTAAGTAAATAGGAGTTTGTTGTACGATTCGTGACAAACGCCCTTTGTCCATAGCCATTTGCAAGAATCGTTCCGTCGTTAACCATTCTGTGAGACGTGCAGAAATGCCACCGCCAATATATAAACCGCCGCTCGGTTGATAGAGTAAGGCTAAATTACCTACCCAATTGGCATAAACATCTGCAAATAATTGTAAGGCGGCACGCGAGATAGTATCCCCAGATTGGGCTTGTTGATAAATTTCCGCACCATTTAAATGCTTTAAGGTCTCGGGCAGTGTATTCGTTAAATCCTGTAAGCAAAATTGATAACAGGCATTAACCCCCGCCCCGGATAATAAACGTTCCCATGACACATGTTTAAAGCTTTGACGCATAAACAATAGTAAGCGTTCTTGTTGAGCATTCGCGGGGGCAAAATCGGTATGGCCGCCTTCTGTGGCATAAGTGTAATAACGCCCGCGTATATCCGCTTGCATAAAGGCTAAACCTAAACCCGTACCTGCCCCCGTAATAACCCGTGTACCGTTTTCGGTACTTTCAGCGTTGGGATTCAGTTCGATATATTCGGCGGGTGTTAGTGAGGCAACCCCTTCAGCCGCTGCTTGGAAATCATTTAAAAAATAAACATCGTGTGTGCCTAACAACGTTTGTAAAGGCGCACGTTCTAATACCCAATCTAAATTGGTTAAATGAATCGGTTTATGACGGGTTACAGGACCCGGTAAGGCTAAACAAGCGGCGTCGACGCGGCTTAAATGTGCATCTTGCATAAACT
This DNA window, taken from Candidatus Thiocaldithrix dubininis, encodes the following:
- a CDS encoding glycoside hydrolase family 57 protein; amino-acid sequence: MATSRLNVVLCWHMHQPWYRNGLQGDYRLPWVYLHALKDYSDMAAHLEQHPQMTAVVNFAPILLEQLDDYAQQLSAYLSKGSPMADRLLNLLAGVEAIPSDKTQRSELIAECQRCHAPTMIHTHPPFQRLFKMIGATDESISKQQLFRCSLAYLSEQYFLDLLTWYHLAWMGQSLQDEPTVQRLLKQTSEFSTADRHDLLKVMQRCLSEIIPRYRALANRGQIELSMTPYMHPIVPLLNDFQNMRCAQPHAPAPEASHYPGGTARSMWHLQRGIELFQHYFGRKPHGVWLSEGGVSADAVQLLDELNIEWTATGEGVWRNSCQISHYCGDDESSKRSLFMPYRLPDSQVNVYFRDDGLSDLIGFKYSDWHARDAVSDLVQHLENIAVFLGDKAPQQVVSIILDGENAWEYYPNNGAYFLNELYSHLAHSDLLKMTTFHQLHDAIAARPLPQLCAGSWVHGTFSTWIGSDDKNLAWDYLVDAKHAYDKIISSGELSPEQQELASRQLGVCEGSDWFWWFGDYNPADSVRDFERLYRQQLKQLYELLQVPAPAYLDKPLSLGGGSAENAGTMRRNV
- the glgC gene encoding glucose-1-phosphate adenylyltransferase, whose translation is MPLNKHQQAKLYRYYTEPKMVTELTRRTLALVLAGGEGSRLKDLTAWRAKPAVPFGGKYRIIDFALSNCVNSGIRRVGVLTQYKAHSLIRHLQRAWGFMRAEIGEFVEILPAQQRTSKKEWYQGTADALFQNLDIVQRHDPDYILVLGGDHIYTMDYSKMLVEHVNAGADFTVGCIEVPIEEAKGFGVMAVDQNHRITEFTEKPKHPREIPNKPGMALASMGIYIFSKDFLYKVLYEDAMKLHSSRDFGKDIIPSNIHRAKAIAYPFRNEAGNPGYWRDVGTVYSYWQANMELCSVKPELNLYDRDWPIWTYQPQYPPAKFVFDDEGCRGEAIDSLISTGCILSGARVKRSIVFFANTLEKQTIVKDSVILPKVSIGSHCHIERAIIDKGAVIPSGMTIGKDLELDRKRFHVTDEGIVLVTAEMLGQKLRTGDKDSLWRLAV
- a CDS encoding ROK family protein, whose product is MEIIAGDIGGTKSWLASATTQGRIITRINYEHVYASNDFRSAEALLSQFMQDAHLSRVDAACLALPGPVTRHKPIHLTNLDWVLERAPLQTLLGTHDVYFLNDFQAAAEGVASLTPAEYIELNPNAESTENGTRVITGAGTGLGLAFMQADIRGRYYTYATEGGHTDFAPANAQQERLLLFMRQSFKHVSWERLLSGAGVNACYQFCLQDLTNTLPETLKHLNGAEIYQQAQSGDTISRAALQLFADVYANWVGNLALLYQPSGGLYIGGGISARLTEWLTTERFLQMAMDKGRLSRIVQQTPIYLITNMRLGLQGALMAAINHHCD